In the genome of Hemiscyllium ocellatum isolate sHemOce1 chromosome 12, sHemOce1.pat.X.cur, whole genome shotgun sequence, one region contains:
- the atg101 gene encoding autophagy-related protein 101 gives MLKTPELGCCSQEKKLPPPPAADDVTRWNVYIVAETDGVPFPLLNGYIVSLGFHQSLILFTRIHTGVRHTHRHRRTRLVLRATMNCRSQILELTVEARQIEETVLAVLHTVLLHRSSGKFHYKKEGTYSIGTVGTEDVDCDFVDCTYVRVSSDELDRTLRRSVGEFKDALRNSGSDGSGQISLEFYQKKKSRWPFSDECIPWEVWAFKLNVVNLANEQERQICREKVGEKLGEKIINIIEVMNRHEYLPKMPTQSEVDNVFDTSLRDVQPYLYKISYQITDSLGTSVSTTMRRLIKDTLAL, from the exons GATGCTGTAGTCAGGAGAAGAAACTCCCTCCCCCTCCAGCAGCGGATGATGTCACCCGATGGAATGTTTACATTGTAGCAGAAACTGACGGCGTTCCATTTCCATTGTTGAATGGCTACATTGTTTCCCTGGGGTTCCATCAGTCTCTGATCCTCTTCACAAGGATACACACGggagtcagacacacacacagacacagacggaCCCGGCTTGTCCTGCGTGCCACCATGAACTGCAGGTCGCAGATCCTGGAGCTCACCGTGGAAGCCAGGCAAATCGAGGAGACCGTGCTGGCCGTGCTCCACACCGTGCTTCTGCACCGGAGCTCGGGCAAGTTCCACTACAAGAAGGAGGGCACCTACTCCATCGGCACGGTGGGCACCGAAGACGTGGACTGCGATTTCGTCGACTGCACCTACGTGCGGGTCTCGTCCGACGAGCTGGACCGCACGCTGCGTCGATCCGTAGGCGAGTTTAAG GATGCCCTTCGTAATTCTGGAAGCGATGGGAGTGGTCAAATCTCCCTTGAGTTCTACCAGAAGAAGAAGTCGCGCTGGCCATTCTCAGATGAGTGCATTCCGTGGGAAGTATGGGCCTTCAAACTCAACGTGGTGAACCTGGCCAACGAACAGGAGAGGCAGATCTGCCGTGAGAAGGTGGGCGAAAAACTAGGCGAGAAGATAATCAATATCATCGAGGTCATGAACCGACACGAGTACTTGCCCAAAATGCCGACGCAATCAGAGGTGGACAATGTCTTTGATACAAGCCTGAGAGACGTGCAGCCGTACCTGTACAAAATCAGCTACCAGATCACTGATTCTCTTGGGACATCAGTCAGTACTACTATGAGGAGATTGATTAAAGACACACTGGCTTTATAA